CTGGGCCATGCCCTGGGCCTGGGCGATCTCCAGCGCGGTGCTGGTGACTTCCTCGACCTTGTGCAGGCGCTCGTTGACCACCGAGTAGATGCCCCAGGCCAGGGTCAGGCGGCGGGCGGTCTCCAGGTTCGGGGTCAGGCTCAGGATCGGCGCCTTGGGCCGCTCGCGGGAGGCGCGCAGGCTGGAGCTGCCGGACTCGGTGTAGTTCACCAGCACCTGAACCGGCAGGATGCTGCTGATGCGGCGAATGGCGCAGCTGATGGCGTCCGAGGCGGTGGCTTCGGCTTGCGGGCGGCTGACGTCGAGCTGGCTCTGGAAGTCCGGGCCGTTCTCCACCTGGCGGATGATCTTGCTCATCATCTGCACGGTTTCCAGCGGGTAATCCCCGGAGGCGGTCTCGGCGGACAGCATGACCGCGTCGGTGCCTTCGGCCACGGCATTGGCGACGTCGGTCACCTCGGCACGGGTCGGGGCAGGGGAGAAACGCATGGACTCCAGCATCTGGGTGGCCACCACCACCGGCCGGCCCAACTGGCGGCAGGTACGGATGATGTCCTTCTGGATGCGCGGCACGTTCTCGGCGGGCACTTCGACGCCCAGGTCGCCGCGGGCCACCATGATGGCGTCGCAGAGCCGCGCGATCTCTTCCAGGTGCTGCACGGCCGAGGGTTTCTCGATCTTGGCCATGAGGTAGGCGCGACCCTGGATCAGCTCGCGGGCTTCGACGATGTCTTCCGGGCGCTGCACGAAGGACAGGGCCACCCAGTCCACGCCCAGGTCCAGGCCGAAGGCCAGGTCACGTCGGTCCTTGGCGGTGAGCGGCGACAACTGCAGCACCGCCTCCGGGACGTTCACGCCCTTGCGGTCGGAAAGCTCGCCACCGGCCACAACTTCGGTTTCCACGGCGTCGGCGTGGGACGCGGTCACCCGCAGGCGCAGGCGGCCGTCATCCAGCAGCAGGTTCATGCCGGGCTCGAGGGCCTCGATGATCTCCGGGTGCGGAAGGTTGACGCGACGGGCATCGCCCGGCGTGGCGTCCAGGTCCAGGCGGAAGGCCTGGCCGCGCTCCAGGTTGACCTTGCCCTCCGCGAAGCGGCCGACCCGCAGTTTCGGGCCTTGCAGGTCCATGAGAATGCCGATGGGGTAGTTCAGCTGGCGCTCGACCTCACGTACCCACTGGTAGCGCTGGGCATGGTCGGCGTGCTCGCCGTGGCTGAAGTTCAGGCGGAACAGGTTGACGCCGGCTTCCACCAGTTGGCGGATGTCGTCGATGCCCTTGATCGCCGGGCCGAGGGTGGCGAGGATTTTTACTTTCTTGTCAGGCGTCATGTTCAGGGCTCTCGAGAATCAGGATGGCGCGGAAGTCGTTCACGTTGGTGCGGGTCGGTTCGGTGACGATGAGGTCGCCGAGGGCGGCGAAATACCCGTATCCGTTGTTGTTGTCCAGTTCGTCGCTGGAAGACAGGCCCAGCTCGCTGGCTCGCCTGTAGCTGCAGGGGGTCATGATGGCACCGGCGTTGTCCTCCGAGCCGTCGATGCCGTCGGTGTCGCCGGCCAGCGCATAGACGCCGGGCAACCCCTTCAGGCTGTCGGTCAGGCTGAGCAGGAACTCGGCGTTACGACCGCCACGACCATTGCCACGTACGGTCACCGTGGTCTCGCCGCCGGAGAGGATCACGCAGGGCGGCTTGATGGGTTGGCCGTGCAGCACGATCTGGCGGGCGATGCCGGCATGGACCTTGGCCACGTCGCGGGACTCGCCTTCCAGGTCGCCGAGGATCAGCGGAGTCAGGCCGGCGGCACGGACTCTCTCGGCGGCGGCATCCAGGGATTGCTGGGGTTTGGCGATGAGCTGGAAATGGCTGCGGGCAAGACCGGCATCGCCCGGCTTCACGGTTTCCGAACGGGGGTCCTGGAGCCAGGCACGGACATGGGCCGGCACCTCGATCTGGTAGCGGGCCAGGATGGCGAGGGCTTCGGCCGAGGTGGTCGGGTCGGCCACGGTGGGGCCGGAGGCGATCACCGTGGCTTCGTCGCCCGGTACGTCGGAGATGGCGTAGGTGTAGACGGTGGCCGGCCAGCAGGCCTTGGCCAGGCGGCCGCCCTTGATGGCCGAAAGGTGCTTGCGCACGCAGTTCATTTCATCGATGGCGGCGCCGGACTTCAGCAGCGCCTTGTTGATGGCCTGTTTGTCCTGGAGCGTGAGGCCCTCGGCGGGCAGGGCCAGCAGGGAGGAGCCTCCGCCGGACAGCAGGAAGATCACCCGGTCGGACTCGGACAGGCCACTCACCAGCTTCAGGACGCGCTGGGCGGTTTCCAGGCCGGCGGCGTCGGGCACCGGGTGCGCGGCTTCCACCACTTCGATCTTGCGGCAGTCGGCACCGTGGCCGTAGCGGGTCACCACCAGGCCGGAGATCTCTCCCTGCCATTCACGTTCGATCACCTCGGCCATGGCGGCAGCGGCCTTGCCGGCTCCGATGACGATAACGCGGCCGGAACGGTCGGCGGGCAGGTGGTCGGCCAGGACCTGGCGGGGATGGGCGGCGGAGATGGCGGTGGCGAACAGGTCGCGCAGGAAGGCTTTGGGGTCGAGGGACATGGCAGGCTCCGGGGCACTGGATTCTTGTTGTCGGGCGGCGTGCCGGCGAACGATGTCGCCGGGCGTGTCTGGCCGATTTCAGTCCGGAACCGCCGCGCACGGCGGTTCGGGACTGGAATCGACCTCCCTGACCCTTGGCGCCGTGTCACCGCAGGTCAGGGTGGTCGAAAGGATCGCAGGACAGGATGAACCGTTTCCGGCCATCGTGGGAGCTGCCGGCTCGATGGGCG
This genomic window from Pseudomonas furukawaii contains:
- the pyk gene encoding pyruvate kinase: MTPDKKVKILATLGPAIKGIDDIRQLVEAGVNLFRLNFSHGEHADHAQRYQWVREVERQLNYPIGILMDLQGPKLRVGRFAEGKVNLERGQAFRLDLDATPGDARRVNLPHPEIIEALEPGMNLLLDDGRLRLRVTASHADAVETEVVAGGELSDRKGVNVPEAVLQLSPLTAKDRRDLAFGLDLGVDWVALSFVQRPEDIVEARELIQGRAYLMAKIEKPSAVQHLEEIARLCDAIMVARGDLGVEVPAENVPRIQKDIIRTCRQLGRPVVVATQMLESMRFSPAPTRAEVTDVANAVAEGTDAVMLSAETASGDYPLETVQMMSKIIRQVENGPDFQSQLDVSRPQAEATASDAISCAIRRISSILPVQVLVNYTESGSSSLRASRERPKAPILSLTPNLETARRLTLAWGIYSVVNERLHKVEEVTSTALEIAQAQGMAQRGDTVVITAGVPFGQPGSTNSLRIETLG
- a CDS encoding glycerate kinase type-2 family protein encodes the protein MSLDPKAFLRDLFATAISAAHPRQVLADHLPADRSGRVIVIGAGKAAAAMAEVIEREWQGEISGLVVTRYGHGADCRKIEVVEAAHPVPDAAGLETAQRVLKLVSGLSESDRVIFLLSGGGSSLLALPAEGLTLQDKQAINKALLKSGAAIDEMNCVRKHLSAIKGGRLAKACWPATVYTYAISDVPGDEATVIASGPTVADPTTSAEALAILARYQIEVPAHVRAWLQDPRSETVKPGDAGLARSHFQLIAKPQQSLDAAAERVRAAGLTPLILGDLEGESRDVAKVHAGIARQIVLHGQPIKPPCVILSGGETTVTVRGNGRGGRNAEFLLSLTDSLKGLPGVYALAGDTDGIDGSEDNAGAIMTPCSYRRASELGLSSSDELDNNNGYGYFAALGDLIVTEPTRTNVNDFRAILILESPEHDA